A window of Bacteroidota bacterium contains these coding sequences:
- a CDS encoding DinB family protein, with product MFDADLIFRELEKNIVVYENLFSGLKKEQIDFRPAPEKWNLLEIICHLYDEEREDFRARLIHVLNTPDLPLPSIDPQGWVTSRNYIQQDFDSTLGNFLNERKESVRMLKSLQNPDWSRAYMHPKFGPMSGKLFLSNWIAHDYLHIRQVLYTKHSWLKMQTGEDLKYAGDW from the coding sequence ATGTTTGATGCAGACTTAATTTTCCGTGAGCTTGAAAAAAATATTGTTGTTTATGAAAATCTTTTTTCAGGATTGAAAAAGGAGCAGATCGATTTTCGTCCGGCTCCCGAAAAATGGAATTTGCTCGAAATTATTTGTCACCTGTATGATGAAGAAAGAGAAGATTTTCGGGCCCGACTGATACACGTATTGAATACTCCTGACTTACCCCTGCCTTCCATAGATCCGCAAGGATGGGTCACTTCAAGAAATTATATTCAACAGGATTTTGATAGTACACTTGGAAATTTTTTAAATGAAAGAAAAGAATCGGTCAGGATGTTAAAATCTCTTCAAAATCCCGACTGGAGCCGTGCTTACATGCATCCAAAATTCGGACCGATGAGCGGAAAGTTGTTTCTTAGCAACTGGATCGCACATGATTATTTGCATATACGGCAGGTGTTGTATACAAAGCACAGCTGGTTAAAAATGCAAACCGGTGAAGATTTGAAATATGCGGGAGATTGGTAG
- the deoD gene encoding purine-nucleoside phosphorylase has protein sequence MATIHINAAPGAFAETVLFPGDPLRAKFIAENFLEGATEVTNVRNMLGFTGTYKGKKVSVMGSGMGIPSCSLYAKELITDYGVKNIIRIGTAGGLKGTKLKDMVIAISASTDSNVNRARLLGFDFAPAANFGLAKKAFEAAERKNYAALVGSCFSSDFFYHPVANLIDQMEKMNILCIEMEAAGLFGVAAEYGANALAILTISDHIRTGEAMTSEERQLGLSHMIEVALETL, from the coding sequence ATGGCTACAATTCATATTAATGCTGCACCCGGTGCGTTTGCGGAAACAGTTTTGTTTCCCGGAGATCCTTTGCGCGCAAAATTCATCGCTGAAAATTTTCTGGAAGGCGCCACGGAAGTTACCAATGTCAGGAATATGCTCGGTTTTACGGGAACTTATAAAGGAAAAAAAGTATCCGTGATGGGTTCCGGAATGGGAATACCCAGTTGCAGTCTTTACGCAAAAGAATTGATTACCGATTACGGCGTAAAAAACATTATTCGAATCGGTACGGCAGGTGGTCTAAAAGGAACTAAGCTGAAGGATATGGTTATTGCCATTTCCGCGTCAACCGATTCGAATGTTAACCGGGCGCGTTTGCTTGGATTTGATTTTGCTCCGGCGGCAAATTTTGGCCTTGCAAAAAAAGCGTTTGAAGCAGCGGAACGAAAAAACTATGCAGCATTGGTAGGCTCCTGTTTTTCGTCCGATTTTTTCTACCACCCGGTCGCTAACCTGATTGACCAGATGGAAAAGATGAACATTCTCTGTATTGAGATGGAAGCAGCCGGATTGTTTGGTGTAGCTGCGGAATATGGCGCGAATGCTCTTGCGATCTTAACAATTAGTGATCATATTCGCACAGGCGAAGCAATGACTTCGGAAGAGCGTCAATTGGGTTTAAGCCACATGATAGAGGTCGCTTTGGAGACTTTGTAA